In Scophthalmus maximus strain ysfricsl-2021 chromosome 16, ASM2237912v1, whole genome shotgun sequence, the following proteins share a genomic window:
- the LOC118288110 gene encoding protein kinase C and casein kinase substrate in neurons protein 2 yields the protein MASLPKEPPEDAKKQSFWMPGNYARTVHRTEQSFQACNDIVACFMERAKVEKQYAQQLSQWSSKWKTIVDSRPLYGSLMRAWQCFFTSTERLSALHASISQSLIAEEGHRVKNWQKETFPKKIFCGFRESHDNNTSFSRSQKPWSKKLIKLEKVRVAYHKSCQRELTALEKEKQANENTEMSPEKKQKITEAREKVTEEKEKTRERYEKMLEDVTSYTPRYMEEMEAIFEQSQEEERKRISFLKQAFLSIHRHLDITNNESVKAVYSELHQTLMSIDDQDDLKWWKHNHGPGMPTDWPKIEEWVPPVKKLNRKKRDQQRKERGPVMIGGVKVRALYDYVGEEGDELSFKAGEVFLKVEEEDDQGWCRGVLSGGKEGFYPANYVEAVE from the exons ATGGCAAGCCTCCCCAAAGAGCCACCCGAAGATGCCAAGAAACAAAGCTTCTGGATG CCTGGGAATTATGCACGCACAGTGCACCGGACTGAACAATCCTTCCAGGCCTGCAACGACATTGTGGCCTGCTTCATGGAGAGGgcaaaagtagaaaaacagTACGCCCAGCAGCTCAGTCAGTGGAGCAGCAAGTGGAAGACCATAGTGGATTCTC GGCCACTGTATGGCTCCCTCATGAGGGCGTGGCAGTGCTTCTTCACTTCCACCGAGCGCTTGTCCGCCCTCCACGCCTCCATCTCCCAATCTCTCATTGCTGAGGAGGGGCACCGGGTGAAGAACTGGCAGAAGGAGACCTTTCCGAAGAAGATCTTTTGTGGGTTCAGGGAGAGCCACGACAACAACACCAGCTTTTCACGATCCCAAAAACCCTGGTCCAAAAAGCTGATAAAG CTGGAGAAGGTCCGAGTTGCGTACCACAAGTCATGCCAGAGGGAGCTGACAGCcctggaaaaagagaaacaggcaaatgaaaacactgagatGAGTCcagagaaaaagcagaagatCACGGAGGCCAGAGAaaaggtcacagaggagaaagaaaag ACCAGAGAACGCTATGAGAAAATGCTGGAGGATGTGACGTCCTACACGCCTCGCTacatggaggagatggaagcCATATTTGAACAgtcgcaggaggaggagaggaagaggatcagCTTTCTGAAGCAGGCTTTCCTCTCCATCCACAGGCATCTGGACATCACCAACAACGAGAG TGTGAAGGCAGTGTACAGTGAGCTCCATCAAACCCTGATGTCCATCGATGACCAGGATGATCTCAAATGGTGGAAGCACAACCACGGTCCTGGCATGCCCACCGACTGGCCGAAGATTGAG gaatgGGTACCACCAGTAAAAAAGctaaacagaaagaaaagagaccagcaaagaaaagagagggggcc TGTGATGATTGGGGGTGTGAAGGTGCGAGCTCTGTACGACTATGTCGGAGAGGAGGGCGATGAGCTTTCCTTTAAAGCAG GTGAAGTGTTCCTGAAggttgaagaggaggatgacCAGGGCTGGTGTCGAGGAGTGCTGAGCGGGGGGAAGGAGGGCTTCTACCCGGCCAATTATGTTGAAGCTGTCgagtga
- the LOC118288108 gene encoding circularly permutated Ras protein 1 isoform X1, producing the protein MEFACGFVYVPPVSHKDGQRSNGNVMKRSALLPPNNRIRPRTPPPPPPTNSEEVKSAKFHTSPPKVIEQLETSKAKKVAKPSLLYENEEFHNKLGAALSINATGQQTTSPRRTALLPPHMKPAANSQSPPYSQPFNNSQTFTYDLPNNEPDLNAHPWDPNYSYSTPEGSGGEVKLLADTRNVPGQTPAPALPPRPSFMKSMPDYLVLIPSCCSAASSSEKSPSTLSPSQTPAAKADKEPLPGNPNVVLVSLGKLLSEERVQSILGEPTFCTQCGSVTDSCYHNVDNVCHFCQSWESTSPPSMPPSILFSFNLDGKPLCAADDLLLFCIDISGSMSITSQVLLGEHLIHRSRLEFVQEAVIQCVQRLSEQQPDLRVGLITFNHQVTMYGREDFTSHSLSGAELTDSNYLKEAAACFPSPPPLSQTKDFLQRQIMGLSESGTTALGPAALLAIAMASRQPGSKVIICTDGKANTELGNLEVEDNDARTLLSSTIFYQELGEYAADQGVTVSVLSIEGTDCRLDELGRLADRTGGKVVISSPNRLHPEFEQIIENRTIATHCTVTLLLPKSLRMRGERQAGNKGIKEVGNVAPDTEITFQFGANELDTEVSAAAPGSRVSIQLQIRYRQRNGQTMLRVITSNRDVTDDSSAALSSLSLAIIQLNSSQASAALAVRGRFLDARREGELQRKLIERAIEHNHSAQDEQTYQQWVKTMEPIYNNIHNFTRRQSVISDSQSLTDAGAVLLYTMKHSNRKSISLKNKYKV; encoded by the exons ATGGAATTTGCTTGTGGGTTTGTTTATGTGCCACCGGTGAGTCATAAGGACGGCCAAAGATCCAACGGCAATGTCATGAAACGCTCAG CTCTCCTCCCTCCTAATAACAGAATCCGCCCACGCAcacctccgcctccccctccaACAAACTCTGAAGAGGTCAAATCAGCAAAATTCCACACATCTCCCCCTAAGGTCATCGAACAGTTGGAAACGAGCAAGGCGAAAAAGGTTGCAAAGCCCTCTCTCCTCTATGAAAATGAAGAATTTCACAATAAACTGGGCGCAGCTTTGTCCATCAATGCAACAGGTCAACAGACGACATCTCCTCGAAGGACAG CTCTTCTTCCACCGCACATGAAACCTGCAGCAAACAGCCAGTCTCCTCCTTACAGCCAGCCATTCAACAACAGTCAGACGTTTACCTATGACCTGCCAAACAATGAGCCCGATTTAAATGCTCATCCTTGGGACCCAAACTACTCATACAGTACACCAGAAGGTTCTGGCGGCGAGGTGAAGCTGCTAGCTGATACCAGAAATGTGCCGGGACAGACACCAG CCCCAGCCCTCCCACCGAGACCTTCATTCATGAAGTCAATGCCAGATTACCTGGTGCTGATACCCTCATGCTGCTCAGCTGCTTCATCCTCTGAGAAATCACCCTCAACCTTATCACCCTCCCAAACGCCAGCTGCTAAAG CAGATAAGGAGCCCCTTCCTGGGAATCCCAACGTGGTCCTTGTCAGTTTGGGGAAATTACTCTCTGAGGAAAGAG TGCAGTCCATATTAGGTGAACCCACCTTCTGCACCCAGTGTGGCTCTGTGACAGACTCCTGCTATCACAATGTg GATAATGTGTGTCACTTCTGTCAATCCTGGGAGTCGACCAGTCCTCCCAGCATGCCACCCAgtattctcttttctttcaaccTGGATGGAAAGCCGCTGTGTGCTGCTGACGATCTGCTGCTCTTCTGCATTGACATCTCAGGCTCCATGAGCATCACCTCCCAG GTATTACTGGGAGAGCATTTGATTCACAGATCCCGTCTCGAG TTTGTCCAGGAGGCTGTGATACAGTGTGTTCAGAGACTAAGTGAACAGCAACCAGACCTTAGAGTGGGGCTCATCACCTTCAACCATCAG GTTACGATGTATGGGCGTGAGGATTTCACATCACATTCCCTGAGTGGCGCTGAGTTAACTGACAGCAACTATTTGAAAGAGGCTGCAGCGTGTTTCCCCAGTCCACCTCCACTGTCACAGACCAAGGACTTCTTACAGAGACAGATAATGGG ATTATCTGAAAGTGGAACCACAGCTCTGGGTCCAGCTGCTCTCCTGGCGATTGCAATGGCCTCCAGACAGCCAGGGTCCAAA GTGATTATCTGTACAGATGGGAAGGCCAACACAGAGTTAGGAAATCTGGAGGTGGAGGATAATGATGCTCGCACCCTCCTCTCATCCACCATCTTCTACCAGGAGCTGGGGGAGTACGCTGCTGACCAGGG GGTGACGGTGTCTGTGCTGTCCATAGAGGGAACAGACTGCAGGCTGGATGAGCTGGGAAGACTCGCCGATCGCACTGGAGGCAAG GTGGTAATATCAAGTCCAAACAGGCTGCACCCGGAGTTTGAACAGATCATTGAGAACAGGACCATAGCTACACACTGCACTGTGACACTACTGCTGCCCAAATCACT ACgtatgagaggagagaggcaggctGGAAACAAAGGGATCAAAGAGGTGGGCAACGTGGCCCCAGATACAGAGATCACCTTCCAGTTTGGAGCCAATGAACTAGACACAGAAG TGTCAGCAGCAGCCCCTGGCAGCCGCGTGTCCATCCAGCTGCAGATCAGGTACAGACAGAGGAACGGACAGACGATGCTCAGAGTGATAACTTCAAACCGAGATGTTACCGATGACAG CTCGGCGGCCCTGTCCTCTCTATCTCTGGCCATCATTCAGCTCAACTCATCGCAGGCCAGCGCCGCTCTGGCGGTCAGAGGCCGCTTTCTCGACGccaggagggaaggagagctgcagaggaagctgATAGAGAGAGCAAT TGAGCACAATCACAGTGCCCAGGATGAACAGACATACCAACAGTGGGTTAAAACCATGGAGCCGATATATAACAACATTCATAACTTCACACGG AGACAATCAGTCATTTCAGACTCACAG TCTCTAACAGATGCTGGTGCAGTGCTGCTCTACACCATGAAGCACAGCAACAGGAAGTCCATCTCAttgaagaataaatataaagtcTAG
- the LOC118288108 gene encoding circularly permutated Ras protein 1 isoform X2, translating to MEFACGFVYVPPVSHKDGQRSNGNVMKRSALLPPNNRIRPRTPPPPPPTNSEEVKSAKFHTSPPKVIEQLETSKAKKVAKPSLLYENEEFHNKLGAALSINATGQQTTSPRRTALLPPHMKPAANSQSPPYSQPFNNSQTFTYDLPNNEPDLNAHPWDPNYSYSTPEGSGGEVKLLADTRNVPGQTPAPALPPRPSFMKSMPDYLVLIPSCCSAASSSEKSPSTLSPSQTPAAKDKEPLPGNPNVVLVSLGKLLSEERVQSILGEPTFCTQCGSVTDSCYHNVDNVCHFCQSWESTSPPSMPPSILFSFNLDGKPLCAADDLLLFCIDISGSMSITSQVLLGEHLIHRSRLEFVQEAVIQCVQRLSEQQPDLRVGLITFNHQVTMYGREDFTSHSLSGAELTDSNYLKEAAACFPSPPPLSQTKDFLQRQIMGLSESGTTALGPAALLAIAMASRQPGSKVIICTDGKANTELGNLEVEDNDARTLLSSTIFYQELGEYAADQGVTVSVLSIEGTDCRLDELGRLADRTGGKVVISSPNRLHPEFEQIIENRTIATHCTVTLLLPKSLRMRGERQAGNKGIKEVGNVAPDTEITFQFGANELDTEVSAAAPGSRVSIQLQIRYRQRNGQTMLRVITSNRDVTDDSSAALSSLSLAIIQLNSSQASAALAVRGRFLDARREGELQRKLIERAIEHNHSAQDEQTYQQWVKTMEPIYNNIHNFTRRQSVISDSQSLTDAGAVLLYTMKHSNRKSISLKNKYKV from the exons ATGGAATTTGCTTGTGGGTTTGTTTATGTGCCACCGGTGAGTCATAAGGACGGCCAAAGATCCAACGGCAATGTCATGAAACGCTCAG CTCTCCTCCCTCCTAATAACAGAATCCGCCCACGCAcacctccgcctccccctccaACAAACTCTGAAGAGGTCAAATCAGCAAAATTCCACACATCTCCCCCTAAGGTCATCGAACAGTTGGAAACGAGCAAGGCGAAAAAGGTTGCAAAGCCCTCTCTCCTCTATGAAAATGAAGAATTTCACAATAAACTGGGCGCAGCTTTGTCCATCAATGCAACAGGTCAACAGACGACATCTCCTCGAAGGACAG CTCTTCTTCCACCGCACATGAAACCTGCAGCAAACAGCCAGTCTCCTCCTTACAGCCAGCCATTCAACAACAGTCAGACGTTTACCTATGACCTGCCAAACAATGAGCCCGATTTAAATGCTCATCCTTGGGACCCAAACTACTCATACAGTACACCAGAAGGTTCTGGCGGCGAGGTGAAGCTGCTAGCTGATACCAGAAATGTGCCGGGACAGACACCAG CCCCAGCCCTCCCACCGAGACCTTCATTCATGAAGTCAATGCCAGATTACCTGGTGCTGATACCCTCATGCTGCTCAGCTGCTTCATCCTCTGAGAAATCACCCTCAACCTTATCACCCTCCCAAACGCCAGCTGCTAAAG ATAAGGAGCCCCTTCCTGGGAATCCCAACGTGGTCCTTGTCAGTTTGGGGAAATTACTCTCTGAGGAAAGAG TGCAGTCCATATTAGGTGAACCCACCTTCTGCACCCAGTGTGGCTCTGTGACAGACTCCTGCTATCACAATGTg GATAATGTGTGTCACTTCTGTCAATCCTGGGAGTCGACCAGTCCTCCCAGCATGCCACCCAgtattctcttttctttcaaccTGGATGGAAAGCCGCTGTGTGCTGCTGACGATCTGCTGCTCTTCTGCATTGACATCTCAGGCTCCATGAGCATCACCTCCCAG GTATTACTGGGAGAGCATTTGATTCACAGATCCCGTCTCGAG TTTGTCCAGGAGGCTGTGATACAGTGTGTTCAGAGACTAAGTGAACAGCAACCAGACCTTAGAGTGGGGCTCATCACCTTCAACCATCAG GTTACGATGTATGGGCGTGAGGATTTCACATCACATTCCCTGAGTGGCGCTGAGTTAACTGACAGCAACTATTTGAAAGAGGCTGCAGCGTGTTTCCCCAGTCCACCTCCACTGTCACAGACCAAGGACTTCTTACAGAGACAGATAATGGG ATTATCTGAAAGTGGAACCACAGCTCTGGGTCCAGCTGCTCTCCTGGCGATTGCAATGGCCTCCAGACAGCCAGGGTCCAAA GTGATTATCTGTACAGATGGGAAGGCCAACACAGAGTTAGGAAATCTGGAGGTGGAGGATAATGATGCTCGCACCCTCCTCTCATCCACCATCTTCTACCAGGAGCTGGGGGAGTACGCTGCTGACCAGGG GGTGACGGTGTCTGTGCTGTCCATAGAGGGAACAGACTGCAGGCTGGATGAGCTGGGAAGACTCGCCGATCGCACTGGAGGCAAG GTGGTAATATCAAGTCCAAACAGGCTGCACCCGGAGTTTGAACAGATCATTGAGAACAGGACCATAGCTACACACTGCACTGTGACACTACTGCTGCCCAAATCACT ACgtatgagaggagagaggcaggctGGAAACAAAGGGATCAAAGAGGTGGGCAACGTGGCCCCAGATACAGAGATCACCTTCCAGTTTGGAGCCAATGAACTAGACACAGAAG TGTCAGCAGCAGCCCCTGGCAGCCGCGTGTCCATCCAGCTGCAGATCAGGTACAGACAGAGGAACGGACAGACGATGCTCAGAGTGATAACTTCAAACCGAGATGTTACCGATGACAG CTCGGCGGCCCTGTCCTCTCTATCTCTGGCCATCATTCAGCTCAACTCATCGCAGGCCAGCGCCGCTCTGGCGGTCAGAGGCCGCTTTCTCGACGccaggagggaaggagagctgcagaggaagctgATAGAGAGAGCAAT TGAGCACAATCACAGTGCCCAGGATGAACAGACATACCAACAGTGGGTTAAAACCATGGAGCCGATATATAACAACATTCATAACTTCACACGG AGACAATCAGTCATTTCAGACTCACAG TCTCTAACAGATGCTGGTGCAGTGCTGCTCTACACCATGAAGCACAGCAACAGGAAGTCCATCTCAttgaagaataaatataaagtcTAG
- the LOC118288108 gene encoding circularly permutated Ras protein 1 isoform X3, producing MKPAANSQSPPYSQPFNNSQTFTYDLPNNEPDLNAHPWDPNYSYSTPEGSGGEVKLLADTRNVPGQTPAPALPPRPSFMKSMPDYLVLIPSCCSAASSSEKSPSTLSPSQTPAAKADKEPLPGNPNVVLVSLGKLLSEERVQSILGEPTFCTQCGSVTDSCYHNVDNVCHFCQSWESTSPPSMPPSILFSFNLDGKPLCAADDLLLFCIDISGSMSITSQVLLGEHLIHRSRLEFVQEAVIQCVQRLSEQQPDLRVGLITFNHQVTMYGREDFTSHSLSGAELTDSNYLKEAAACFPSPPPLSQTKDFLQRQIMGLSESGTTALGPAALLAIAMASRQPGSKVIICTDGKANTELGNLEVEDNDARTLLSSTIFYQELGEYAADQGVTVSVLSIEGTDCRLDELGRLADRTGGKVVISSPNRLHPEFEQIIENRTIATHCTVTLLLPKSLRMRGERQAGNKGIKEVGNVAPDTEITFQFGANELDTEVSAAAPGSRVSIQLQIRYRQRNGQTMLRVITSNRDVTDDSSAALSSLSLAIIQLNSSQASAALAVRGRFLDARREGELQRKLIERAIEHNHSAQDEQTYQQWVKTMEPIYNNIHNFTRRQSVISDSQSLTDAGAVLLYTMKHSNRKSISLKNKYKV from the exons ATGAAACCTGCAGCAAACAGCCAGTCTCCTCCTTACAGCCAGCCATTCAACAACAGTCAGACGTTTACCTATGACCTGCCAAACAATGAGCCCGATTTAAATGCTCATCCTTGGGACCCAAACTACTCATACAGTACACCAGAAGGTTCTGGCGGCGAGGTGAAGCTGCTAGCTGATACCAGAAATGTGCCGGGACAGACACCAG CCCCAGCCCTCCCACCGAGACCTTCATTCATGAAGTCAATGCCAGATTACCTGGTGCTGATACCCTCATGCTGCTCAGCTGCTTCATCCTCTGAGAAATCACCCTCAACCTTATCACCCTCCCAAACGCCAGCTGCTAAAG CAGATAAGGAGCCCCTTCCTGGGAATCCCAACGTGGTCCTTGTCAGTTTGGGGAAATTACTCTCTGAGGAAAGAG TGCAGTCCATATTAGGTGAACCCACCTTCTGCACCCAGTGTGGCTCTGTGACAGACTCCTGCTATCACAATGTg GATAATGTGTGTCACTTCTGTCAATCCTGGGAGTCGACCAGTCCTCCCAGCATGCCACCCAgtattctcttttctttcaaccTGGATGGAAAGCCGCTGTGTGCTGCTGACGATCTGCTGCTCTTCTGCATTGACATCTCAGGCTCCATGAGCATCACCTCCCAG GTATTACTGGGAGAGCATTTGATTCACAGATCCCGTCTCGAG TTTGTCCAGGAGGCTGTGATACAGTGTGTTCAGAGACTAAGTGAACAGCAACCAGACCTTAGAGTGGGGCTCATCACCTTCAACCATCAG GTTACGATGTATGGGCGTGAGGATTTCACATCACATTCCCTGAGTGGCGCTGAGTTAACTGACAGCAACTATTTGAAAGAGGCTGCAGCGTGTTTCCCCAGTCCACCTCCACTGTCACAGACCAAGGACTTCTTACAGAGACAGATAATGGG ATTATCTGAAAGTGGAACCACAGCTCTGGGTCCAGCTGCTCTCCTGGCGATTGCAATGGCCTCCAGACAGCCAGGGTCCAAA GTGATTATCTGTACAGATGGGAAGGCCAACACAGAGTTAGGAAATCTGGAGGTGGAGGATAATGATGCTCGCACCCTCCTCTCATCCACCATCTTCTACCAGGAGCTGGGGGAGTACGCTGCTGACCAGGG GGTGACGGTGTCTGTGCTGTCCATAGAGGGAACAGACTGCAGGCTGGATGAGCTGGGAAGACTCGCCGATCGCACTGGAGGCAAG GTGGTAATATCAAGTCCAAACAGGCTGCACCCGGAGTTTGAACAGATCATTGAGAACAGGACCATAGCTACACACTGCACTGTGACACTACTGCTGCCCAAATCACT ACgtatgagaggagagaggcaggctGGAAACAAAGGGATCAAAGAGGTGGGCAACGTGGCCCCAGATACAGAGATCACCTTCCAGTTTGGAGCCAATGAACTAGACACAGAAG TGTCAGCAGCAGCCCCTGGCAGCCGCGTGTCCATCCAGCTGCAGATCAGGTACAGACAGAGGAACGGACAGACGATGCTCAGAGTGATAACTTCAAACCGAGATGTTACCGATGACAG CTCGGCGGCCCTGTCCTCTCTATCTCTGGCCATCATTCAGCTCAACTCATCGCAGGCCAGCGCCGCTCTGGCGGTCAGAGGCCGCTTTCTCGACGccaggagggaaggagagctgcagaggaagctgATAGAGAGAGCAAT TGAGCACAATCACAGTGCCCAGGATGAACAGACATACCAACAGTGGGTTAAAACCATGGAGCCGATATATAACAACATTCATAACTTCACACGG AGACAATCAGTCATTTCAGACTCACAG TCTCTAACAGATGCTGGTGCAGTGCTGCTCTACACCATGAAGCACAGCAACAGGAAGTCCATCTCAttgaagaataaatataaagtcTAG
- the gjz1 gene encoding uncharacterized protein gjz1, giving the protein MAALVTGLIPILRTAVDATTTYKCRSLWFGFLCIRVVILFLAELPFTKLDSDFTCNGTRDGICARACFNKHFHKPMMVAWNFMFVLVILSVLLMELFASHLRSLAQKRSSQVKVNVELEGQGQEEAQGVSKEDRDKTVIDLHKDRGTVGFYLLSITLRILVESWFIYVLLFWNLPALENGPYKCSTHICSEKLKLCHKEGVRYTVHCLSSFSMQH; this is encoded by the exons ATGGCAGCATTAGTGACAGGCCTCATCCCCATCCTGCGGACGGCAGTGGACGCCACCACCACCTACAAGTGTCGCTCCCTGTGGTTTGGCTTCCTGTGCATCCGCGTGGTGATCCTCTTTCTGGCTGAGCTGCCCTTCACCAAACTGGACTCCGACTTTACCTGCAACGGCACCAGGGATGGCATCTGCGCCAGGGCCTGCTTTAATAAACATTTCCACAAACCTATGATGGTGGCCTGGAACTTCATGTTTGTCCTAGTCATTCTGTCTGTCCTGCTCATGGAGCTATTCGCCTCTCACCTGCGCTCTCTGGCCCAGAAGAGGAGCTCCCAGGTGAAGGTAAATGTTGAGCTGGAGGGCCAGGGTCAAGAGGAGGCTCAGGGTGTGTCTAAAGAAGACAGGGACAAGACGGTGATAGATCTCCACAAAGACAGAGGCACAGTGGGCTTCTACCTGCTGAGCATCACTCTGCGTATTCTGGTTGAATCTTGGTTTATCTATGTACTGCTTTTTTGGAACCTGCCGGCGCTAGAAAATGGTCCATACAAGTGTTCGACGCACATCTGCTCTGAG AAGCTCAAACTCTGCCACAAGGAAGGTGTCAGATACACTGTGCACTGCCTCAGCAGTTTTTCCATGCAACACTGA
- the znf668 gene encoding zinc finger protein 668, which translates to MASPQPGSPPLAEQYTPSQDEDSQQEGEVLRDQPAKKRGRGRPPKAKASFKCSTCTEAFRSLSALRSHKLSAHVKERQQQHTCSQCTKTFSSKAQLSKHERTHSAQRPFQCPDCHKAYKTPTELRNHSRSHTGEKPFICTECGKAFMQAICLRIHMTQHSGERPYCCRQCSKSYPTLSKLKVHMRSHTGEKPYFCAECGKSFADPSVFRKHRRNHQGHRPYACDECGKTYTELKDLKNHERSHTGEKPYLCSDCGKAFSRSSSLACHQRIHSQNKPYQCEQCGKGFTQLSSYQSHLRTHSGEKPFLCPQCGKMFSDPSSFRRHQRAHLGFKPYPCDKCSKRFRQPADLAVHERVHSGERPYKCQSCDKAFVASWDLRRHMLVHTGLRPFSCTECDKSFAERSSLNKHRRVHSGERPFKCEECLKSFVVSSSLRKHERTHLAEQSDQQQQQQQQQQQQQQQQQQQQQQQQETETGSASGFTSHTTLPQFSCTHCDATFGTWDEVQAHENLHSIDSSLPTVTKTVPLGSHVCETCQAEFAQLADLQEHEKQHPKPRPHVCNSCGKGFLNKSGLRKHQKIHSTNKPHSCPHCGKAFLFAAYLRKHLRTHADAAQPAQTLNDLNIIHTDPLPSPPPLGEVSPSTVEPSGISLTVPVTVPVTAFQTLPEYLVKEEGL; encoded by the coding sequence ATGGCCTCTCCCCAGCCTGGCAGCCCACCTCTTGCAGAGCAGTACACTCCTTCGCAGGATGAAGACAGCCAGCAAGAAGGAGAGGTGTTGAGGGATCAGCCTGCAAAGAAACGTGGCAGAGGCAGGCCTCCAAAAGCCAAAGCTTCCTTCAAATGCTCTACATGCACAGAGGCGTTCAGGAGTCTGTCAGCTCTGCGGAGCCACAAGCTCTCAGCGCATGTGAAGGagcgtcagcagcagcacacatgcTCTCAGTGTACGAAGACATTCTCCAGCAAGGCTCAGCTCTCAAAGCATGAGCGCACTCACTCAGCCCAGCGCCCCTTTCAGTGCCCTGACTGTCACAAGGCTTACAAGACGCCAACAGAGCTACGCAACCATAGCCGCTCACACACTGGGGAGAAACCTTTCATATGCACGGAGTGTGGTAAAGCCTTCATGCAGGCTATATGCCTGAGGATCCATATGACGCAGCACAGTGGTGAGCGTCCTTACTGTTGCCGCCAGTGCTCTAAGAGCTACCCCACCCTGTCTAAACTGAAGGTGCACATGCGGTCTCACACGGGAGAAAAACCATACTTCTGTGCAGAGTGCGGTAAGAGTTTTGCCGATCCCTCTGTGTTCCGAAAACACAGAAGGAACCATCAGGGCCATCGGCCGTATGCCTGTGACGAGTGCGGGAAAACGTACACAGAGCTGAAGGACCTGAAAAACCATGAGCGCTCCCACACTGGAGAAAAGCCGTACCTGTGCTCCGACTGTGGCAAGGCtttctcccgctcctcctctctggccTGCCATCAACGCATTCACTCTCAGAATAAACCCTATCAGTGTGAGCAGTGTGGCAAAGGCTTCACCCAGCTGTCTTCCTACCAGTCTCATCTCCGCACTCACTCTGGTGAGAAGcccttcctctgtcctcagtgTGGCAAGATGTTTTCTGATCCATCCAGTTTCCGTCGCCACCAGCGAGCCCACTTGGGTTTCAAGCCCTACCCCTGCGATAAGTGTTCCAAGAGGTTCCGGCAGCCAGCTGATTTGGCTGTGCATGAACGTGTTCACTCTGGAGAGCGGCCTTACAAATGCCAGAGCTGTGACAAGGCCTTCGTGGCATCCTGGGATCTGCGGCGCCACATGCTTGTCCACACAGGACTCAGGCCCTTTTCTTGCACTGAGTGTGACAAGTCATTTGCTGAGCGCTCGAGCCTCAACAAGCACCGGCGTGTGCACTCTGGAGAGAGGCCTTTCAAATGTGAGGAGTGTCTGAAGTCATTTGTTGTATCCTCAAGCCTGCGCAAACATGAGAGAACTCACCTAGCTGAGCAGTCTgaccagcagcaacagcagcagcaacagcaacagcagcagcaacagcagcagcagcaacaacaacaacaacagcaggagacagagacggggtCAGCTTCAGGCTTTACTTCCCACACAACCCTCCCTCAGTTCTCCTGTACACATTGTGATGCTACATTTGGAACATGGGATGAAGTTCAGGCCCATGAGAACCTTCACTCCATCGATTCCTCTCTTCCCACAGTTACCAAAACTGTACCACTGGGCTCACATGTCTGTGAaacctgccaggcagagttTGCACAGCTGGCAGATTTACAGGAGCACGAGAAGCAACATCCCAAGCCAAGGCCTCATGTCTGCAACAGCTGCGGCAAAGGCTTCCTCAACAAATCTGGACTGCGTAAACACCAGAAGATCCACTCCACCAATAAACCTCACAGCTGCCCCCACTGTGGCAAAGCCTTTCTTTTTGCTGCCTACCTTCGCAAGCACTTACGGACTCACGCAGATGCTGCCCAACCTGCCCAAACACTCAATGACTTAAACATCATTCACACAGACCCGCtaccctctcctccaccccttGGTGAGGTTTCCCCCTCCACTGTTGAACCGAGCGGCATATCGCTGACGGTTCCAGTGACTGTACCTGTGACTGCTTTCCAGACTCTGCCCGAGTACTTAGTCAAAGAAGAGGGACtttaa